The nucleotide sequence AGCCATTGGGCGGAAAGTCGGTACCTTGAGGTTCATTTAACTTAATTTGCTGACCAGACTCGTTTGCAAGCGTATCGGTAAGCGGATTAAAGCATAAATCACCAGCAATAGTAAGTGCCATTGTTAGCTCCGGTGAAGCTACAAAAGCATGAGTATTGGGATTCCCGTCGGCTCGTTTTGCGAAATTTCTATTAAATGAAGTAACAATAGAATTTTTCCGGTTATTGTCGTCTGTATGGCGTTTCCACTGGCCAATACAAGGACCGCAAGCATTGGCCATAATTACAGCCCCAACATTTTCGAACGATGCAAGAAGTCCGTCTCTATCGGCTGTATACCTGATTTGTTCTGATCCGGGATTAATAATAAGAGGAGATGCAACTTTTAGCTTATCATTATAAGCTTGGCGAGCAATTGAAGCTGCCCTGCTCAAATCTTGATAAGAAGAATTGGTACATGATCCGATAAGTCCAACTTCCATTTTACGAGGATAGTTGTTTTCTATCACTTTGGCTGCAAATTGAGAAATAGGAGTCGCGGCATCTGGGGTGAATGGACCATTAATATGAGGTTCAAGTACGGACAGATCAATTTCAATAAGTCGGTCGTAGTAAGCTTCCGGATGATTGGAAACTTCTGGATCCGGCATAAGATATTCTGATATTTCATCGGCTAAAGCAGCTATATCGGCTCTACCTGTTGCCCGTAAGTAAGCAGACATTTGAGAATCGTAAGGGAACAGAGAAGAAGTAGCCCCTACTTCGGCACCCATATTACAAATTGTAGCTTTACCCGTTGCAGAGATAGAAGTCGTTCCTTCTCCAAAATATTCGATAATGGCATTCGTTCCACCCTTTACTGTTAGAATACCAGCCAGTTTGAGGATTACATCTTTTGGCGATGCCCATCCATTTAGTTTTCCTGTAAGCTTAACACCAATAAGTTTAGGCATTTTTAATTCCCACTCCATGCCAGTCATAACATCTACGGCATCAGCACCTCCTACTCCAATTGCAATCATACCTAAGCCCCCGGCATTGGGTGTGTGAGAATCAGTGCCAATCATCATTCCCCCGGGGAAAGCATAATTTTCAAGTACCACCTGATGGATGATACCGGCACCAGGTTTCCAGAATCCTATACCAAAATTGGCAGATACACTTCGCAGGAAGTCGAATACTTCTCTATTACTTTCATTGGCCGTATTCATATCCGTTTTTGCCCCCATATGTGCCTGGATAAGATGATCACAATGAACTGTTGCCGGTACGGCCGATTTTTTCTTTCCGGAATTCATAAACTGAAGCAATGCCATTTGTGCAGTTGCATCCTGCATAGCTACCCTATCGGGCCGAAAATTTACATAATCCACCCCTCTGAGATAGCTTTTTAATTCTTCCTGATTGAAAAGATGTGCATATAAGATTTTTTCGGCAAGCGTCAAAGGTTTACCAACACGCTGTTTCGACCGATCTACTTTACTTCCAAAAGAAGCGTAGAATTTTTTAAGCATTTCAATATCAAATATCATATCAATTAATTTATTATGGAATCCGTTTTTCAATCAGAATCAATTATTAAGCAGATTGTTATCTTTTACACGTATATAAAACTCAAACTATTGTTGTTTTGTTCAGGGTTTGGTTAATTTTATTAGTGTTTTTTATATCGAGCATTCTTTTTGCAATGAACTGTAAGCTTTATTCCTTGAATATGAAGTCAAATACATTTATCACACTACAGTGTTAATAAAGTCGCAAAGCAAGTCGGCGAAAATTTTAATATAATTATGAACTTTCATAATTAGGACTTTGAGTTGTTAAAGTATATACTTTGGCGACTCAAAGTATATACTTCCAGACCAAAAAGTCCCGGGGAACAATTCACCTTTCACCGAACTTTTTTTCTCTTCCCTGTAAAGTTTATATTTAAAATAGCCTTCACTCCTTCACTTTCACCTTTATAAATATGAAAATAAATGAATTACAAGTGAAGGCTAGCCTTTTATTGCCTTCACTTTTTGCATTATATCCTTCACTTTTTTGGAAAAAACTGAAAATACATCCTCTTTTTGAAAGCGGAAAATTCATTTTTTTAAATTAAATAGTTAATAATTGGCGTAATTAAATTACTTGTCACGGCATTGTTACTCCTCTCACGGAAGCAAAACGGGTAGTTGCAGTTATCCATATACAATGGATTGCTAGCGCCGGAAGTAAGTATTTTTATATATTTTAGAAGAATAAAAGCTCTCATTCAAATCCAGTAAAACGATGTATACATCTGCGATTAGTTTCACTGATTAAATAAAAAGTGAATTAATTTATCTTGTTTATGCTAAACTAGTCAATAAAATAAGAATAAATTGTATATTTGCACTCCAAATTGATCTTAAATGATATTACAAACGACTTTCTCGCCTGTATTAGAACTCCAACATCAATACAATCTGTTGTTGAAAGAGTACGCTTCGGAAAAAGAAGCATACCGTCAACAATCAGAACGAATAGGTATTTGGAAAAGGAAGCAGCAAGGTCTTTGTTGGTTTCCGGTCGAGACAGGAAGAAGTTATTATAATTCATTGAATCAATTTGTTGTAGAAATTGAACGTACTGAAGATAAGGAACTGGAACATGCCTTTGAATATGGAAAACCGGTTTGTTTTTTTAATTCCGGCATTGGAGGTTCGCTTCATTATTACAACTGGTCTGCTTTGATTAGTTATGTGAAAGACGATCGTATGGTAATAGTATTACCTAATCCGGAAGCATTGCTTGAATTAAAGCAAGCCTCCGATCTTGGTATACAGCTTTACTTTGACGAAACAAGTTATAAAGCAATGTTTACTGCTATATCAGCAGTAATGAATGCTAAAAACAACCGGTTGTCGCACCTTCGGGATGTAATGCTAGGAAATGCTTCTTCTTCTGTTAGGGAGCTTACGCCTATGCGTTTCCCTTGGTTGAATACGACTCAGGAAGAGGCTGTTAATAGTGTACTCGGAGCAAAGGATATTGCAATAGTGCACGGTCCTCCGGGAACAGGAAAGACAACAACACTTGAAGAAGCAGTCTGTGAAACATTGCAACGGGAAAATCAAGTACTGGTTTGCGCTCAAAGTAATATGGCAGTTGATTGGATTGCAGAAAAATTAGTGGATCGTGGTGTATCGGTTTTACGGATTGGCAATCCTACCCGTGTAAATGATAAAATGTTATCGTTTACTTACGAACGACGTTTTGAATCTCATCCGGACTATCCAGAATTATGGAGTATACGGAAAGCAATCAGAGATTTGCAGCGCTCTATTAGAAAGCATAGCCATGAAGAACGGGAAACTATACGTAACCGTATGTCGCGTTTGCGGTTTAGAGCAACCGAATTAGAGGTGGCAATCGATGCATCCTTGTTTGATCAGGCCCGGGTAGTTGCCAGTACTCTTATTGGAACAGCAAATCGGGTTTTGGATAATCATCGGTTCACAACATTATTCATAGATGAGGCAGCCCAGGCATTGGAAGCAGCTTGTTGGGTAGCAATAAGTAAAGCAGATCGGGTAATACTGGCAGGAGATCATCATCAGCTCCCTCCCACAATTAAATGTATGGAGGCTGCAAAAGAAGGACTAAGTGAAACGCTGATGCAAAAGGTGGCAGCAAGAAAACCATCGACTGTTTCAATGTTGAAGGTTCAATATCGAATGCACGAAGATATTATGGGATTCTCTTCTGCATGGTTTTATAATAATGAATTAAAGGCTGCTCCGGAAGTTAAGAACCGTGGTATTCTTGCTTACGATACAACTTTAGTTTGGTATAATACAGACGGATGTGATTTTAGAGAAGATCAGCAAGCTGAAAGCCTTAGCAAAATAAATAAGGAGGAAGCTCATCTGTTGATTGATAGATTGTACAAGTATATAAGTAAAATAGGAAGAGACCGTGTATTGGATGAACAAATTGATTTTGGTCTTATCTCTCCCTATAAAGCCCAGGTACAGTACATGCGATCACTTATAAAACGTGATGTTTTTTTCAAGCCCTACCGTAAATTGATTACGGTTCATACAGTAGATGGATTTCAGGGTCAGGAAAGAGATGTAATTCTGATTAGTTTGGTTCGTGCTAATGATGAAGGTAAAATAGGATTTTTACAGGATCTGCGCAGAATGAATGTTGCAATAACAAGAGCACGAATGAAGCTTATAATTTTAGGGAATGCATCTACCCTAACGAAACATGCATTTTATAAGCATTTATATAAATATATTCAAGAGAAAGGTAAAATAATTTCATTGTGCGAACTCGCTACATGCTAGTAAATTAGAGCAATAGAAACAAATGAATTATTTTTTTTAATAATTAATGCAACAATCTGTGCAATATGAATGTTATAGTTAAAAAAAGATACACTATTAATAATTTGGTTTAGAAAACAGTTAAGAAGAATATGGAAAATTTAAAAGAATCTGCAGAAGTAGCTGCTGGGAGAATTGATCCGAAAGCAGAAGTTGTTGTTATTTGCAAAATGCTAAAAGCACGTAGAAAAGAGTTAGGCTTAAACCAGAAACAGTTTGCTGAACTTTTAGGAGTTAAACCGGAATATATTTCAAGAATTGAAGCCGGTAAAGTAGACCTTCAGCTTTCAACCCTCATCAGATTGTCTAGAGGTTTGAATTTGCAACTGGTAATTAATCCTGTTGTAGGAGTATAAATTAAGTTTTATAATCTCACTGACCCCATAAAAGAGCAACAAAAGCTTCTTTTATGGGGTTTTTATTTAAAATACTTTTTTGAATACAGGAATAAGCTTTATCTGAAGTAAGTTTCGGAAATTAGTTTTATTTTTGTGATTAAATCAAACTAGAACCCATGAAGTATAAACTTATAGTACTTGATATTGACGGTACGCTTACTAATGCAAAAAAAGAAATATCACCTCGTACAAAGGCTACTCTTATTAAAGCTCAGGAACTAGGTATAAAAGTTGTATTGGCATCAGGAAGGCCTACTTATGGTATAAAACCGTTGGCAGAAGAATTGAAACTTTCAGAGTTTGGAGGATATATTCTTTCATTCAATGGAGGCTGTATTGTTGACTGTACTACCGGAAAGATTACCCACGAAAAGAGACTAAATAAAAACATTCTTTCCCATTTTCAAAACATCGCCAAAAAGAAAAACTTTGCTCTTGTTTCTTTTGACGAAACGTCCATAATAACAGAAACTCCTGACAATGAATTTGTCCAGAAAGAATCGTTTTTAAACAAAATGCCTGTTCGACAAGTTCCTGATTTTCTTGAAGCAATGAATTTTTCTCCATCCAAATGCCTTATGATGGGTGAACCTACCAGATTGGCTTTACTGGAGAAAGAAATGCAAAGTTCATTTGGCGGGCAAATTGGGGTTTACCGATCTGAACCCTTTTTCCTTGAGTTAGTTCCTTTAAATACTGACAAAGCTAAATCAATAGCAATGCTGGTAGACGATTTAAATATTACAAAAGAAGAAGTTATCGCTGTCGGTGATGGCTTTAATGATCTTTCAATGATTGAATATGCTGGTTTGGGAGTGGCAATGGCTAATGCGCAAGAACCCGTAAAAGCTTGTGCTGATTATGTTACTTTATCGAACGAAGAAGACGGCGTTGCTCATTTAATCGAGAAATATATTTTTACAGCCTTTATTGGATTGAGTACTTCGCTTGAAAAGA is from uncultured Macellibacteroides sp. and encodes:
- a CDS encoding AAA domain-containing protein — encoded protein: MILQTTFSPVLELQHQYNLLLKEYASEKEAYRQQSERIGIWKRKQQGLCWFPVETGRSYYNSLNQFVVEIERTEDKELEHAFEYGKPVCFFNSGIGGSLHYYNWSALISYVKDDRMVIVLPNPEALLELKQASDLGIQLYFDETSYKAMFTAISAVMNAKNNRLSHLRDVMLGNASSSVRELTPMRFPWLNTTQEEAVNSVLGAKDIAIVHGPPGTGKTTTLEEAVCETLQRENQVLVCAQSNMAVDWIAEKLVDRGVSVLRIGNPTRVNDKMLSFTYERRFESHPDYPELWSIRKAIRDLQRSIRKHSHEERETIRNRMSRLRFRATELEVAIDASLFDQARVVASTLIGTANRVLDNHRFTTLFIDEAAQALEAACWVAISKADRVILAGDHHQLPPTIKCMEAAKEGLSETLMQKVAARKPSTVSMLKVQYRMHEDIMGFSSAWFYNNELKAAPEVKNRGILAYDTTLVWYNTDGCDFREDQQAESLSKINKEEAHLLIDRLYKYISKIGRDRVLDEQIDFGLISPYKAQVQYMRSLIKRDVFFKPYRKLITVHTVDGFQGQERDVILISLVRANDEGKIGFLQDLRRMNVAITRARMKLIILGNASTLTKHAFYKHLYKYIQEKGKIISLCELATC
- a CDS encoding Cof-type HAD-IIB family hydrolase yields the protein MKYKLIVLDIDGTLTNAKKEISPRTKATLIKAQELGIKVVLASGRPTYGIKPLAEELKLSEFGGYILSFNGGCIVDCTTGKITHEKRLNKNILSHFQNIAKKKNFALVSFDETSIITETPDNEFVQKESFLNKMPVRQVPDFLEAMNFSPSKCLMMGEPTRLALLEKEMQSSFGGQIGVYRSEPFFLELVPLNTDKAKSIAMLVDDLNITKEEVIAVGDGFNDLSMIEYAGLGVAMANAQEPVKACADYVTLSNEEDGVAHLIEKYIFTAFIGLSTSLEKINDSLKDSLMHSLGIRFTIAEEDHVEATMPVDVRTRQPFGILHGGATLALAETVAGFGSNLLCNECEFVVGMQVSGNHISSAREGDTVTAVARIIHKGRSTHIWNVDIISSMGKLISSIRVMNSILKKR
- a CDS encoding aconitate hydratase is translated as MIFDIEMLKKFYASFGSKVDRSKQRVGKPLTLAEKILYAHLFNQEELKSYLRGVDYVNFRPDRVAMQDATAQMALLQFMNSGKKKSAVPATVHCDHLIQAHMGAKTDMNTANESNREVFDFLRSVSANFGIGFWKPGAGIIHQVVLENYAFPGGMMIGTDSHTPNAGGLGMIAIGVGGADAVDVMTGMEWELKMPKLIGVKLTGKLNGWASPKDVILKLAGILTVKGGTNAIIEYFGEGTTSISATGKATICNMGAEVGATSSLFPYDSQMSAYLRATGRADIAALADEISEYLMPDPEVSNHPEAYYDRLIEIDLSVLEPHINGPFTPDAATPISQFAAKVIENNYPRKMEVGLIGSCTNSSYQDLSRAASIARQAYNDKLKVASPLIINPGSEQIRYTADRDGLLASFENVGAVIMANACGPCIGQWKRHTDDNNRKNSIVTSFNRNFAKRADGNPNTHAFVASPELTMALTIAGDLCFNPLTDTLANESGQQIKLNEPQGTDFPPNGFAVEENGYVAPGEEVTEIKINPDSTRLQALEPFTPWDGNDLLEMPLLIKAEGKCTTDHISMAGPWLRFRGHLENISDNMLMGAVNAFNGKTNSVLNQLNGDYEAVSAVAKLYKAKGISSIVVAEENYGEGSSREHAAMEPRFLNVKVILAKSFARIHETNLKKQGMLALTFANKSDYDKIRENDHISIMGLRSFAPDMNLTAVIYHADGTHESFEVVHTYNKMQIDWFKAGAALNVTK
- a CDS encoding helix-turn-helix transcriptional regulator, which translates into the protein MENLKESAEVAAGRIDPKAEVVVICKMLKARRKELGLNQKQFAELLGVKPEYISRIEAGKVDLQLSTLIRLSRGLNLQLVINPVVGV